A region from the Deltaproteobacteria bacterium genome encodes:
- a CDS encoding transglycosylase SLT domain-containing protein: protein MRRLVLVVVSAGMLAACGRLELKPPAPAEIAVPSDRRRAFAEAVELIDHGRFAEAAPRFQVLLRDYPELADYHLHYLGLAQAGSGQAADATATLRRLRSEYPGSVHYERAGLELARAELQLGRTDAARATLIEAARAQAPDVAQQARLELARADLTAGEVAAAAAALLALRRELPAEAIGRQAKTELQRLRASHPELAPSVSSRLDELRILVSERDYGAADKLARELAKDSGIEERAEVARLHTQVLLALGRVDEAVARLRQVARTEAGAAAAATEFRIASILWNRDREAEALAAFTELRRRRPRAPQSLEALYAIGRIHERAGRADRAIAAYRQLTRSAPRHKLAREARWRVGWIKYCGGDWQGAEQSFAALAQCSDTAACADALYWRARVLDHQARGPAARELYRRIVVEAPASYYAMWAEQRLGLAVAASTSPTTADLAGPPAGADYHLLRAAELMAMGLRVLARAELTAYEREHVRDANALRQLLRWYRAADGHSAALRLARQLGDKAGLSANERQLLLYPLGFRSEIETAITAAGRDGGSTPIAPLLVAALIRQESLYDPEARSPADAWGLMQLLPSTAERVAGAPVTTAELREPRRNIALGIRYLSQLLARFGDPLMALAAYNGGESAVEKWQQRFAGRERDEFVESISFRETRDYVKKVITAYRHYQQLYGQAGF, encoded by the coding sequence ATGCGGCGATTGGTGCTGGTGGTGGTGAGTGCGGGGATGTTGGCGGCCTGCGGCCGGCTGGAACTCAAGCCGCCGGCGCCCGCGGAGATTGCCGTGCCGAGCGATCGGCGCCGAGCTTTTGCTGAAGCGGTGGAACTGATCGATCATGGCCGTTTTGCCGAAGCGGCACCGCGCTTTCAGGTGCTGCTCCGCGATTATCCCGAACTAGCAGACTATCACCTCCACTATCTCGGCTTGGCCCAAGCCGGCAGCGGCCAAGCTGCTGACGCTACCGCGACGCTACGCCGCCTGCGCTCGGAATACCCCGGCAGTGTGCACTACGAACGTGCCGGCTTAGAACTGGCGCGGGCCGAGCTACAGCTCGGACGCACCGACGCAGCTCGCGCGACCCTGATCGAGGCCGCCCGAGCACAAGCGCCCGACGTAGCCCAGCAAGCTCGACTCGAGTTGGCGCGCGCAGACTTGACCGCTGGCGAGGTGGCGGCGGCCGCCGCTGCCTTGCTGGCTCTGCGGCGTGAGCTGCCGGCCGAGGCGATCGGCCGGCAGGCCAAGACCGAGCTACAGCGCCTGCGCGCAAGCCACCCCGAATTGGCGCCCTCGGTTTCGTCACGCCTGGACGAACTGCGGATCCTGGTGAGCGAGCGGGATTACGGCGCCGCCGACAAGCTTGCGCGCGAATTGGCCAAAGACAGCGGGATCGAAGAGCGCGCCGAGGTCGCCCGCCTGCACACTCAGGTGTTGCTGGCCCTGGGCCGTGTTGATGAAGCTGTGGCGCGGCTCAGGCAGGTGGCGCGGACGGAAGCAGGCGCGGCCGCCGCTGCCACCGAGTTCCGCATCGCCTCGATCTTGTGGAACCGCGACCGCGAGGCCGAGGCGCTGGCTGCGTTCACCGAGCTGCGCCGGCGCCGCCCGCGGGCACCGCAAAGCCTCGAGGCGCTTTACGCTATCGGCCGCATCCACGAGCGCGCCGGCCGGGCAGACCGGGCAATCGCGGCTTACCGCCAGCTGACGCGCAGCGCTCCCCGTCACAAACTGGCACGCGAGGCTCGCTGGCGCGTCGGGTGGATCAAGTACTGCGGCGGCGACTGGCAGGGCGCCGAGCAGAGCTTCGCGGCGCTGGCACAGTGCAGCGATACCGCAGCGTGCGCCGATGCGTTGTACTGGCGCGCCCGCGTGCTCGATCATCAGGCGCGCGGACCGGCAGCACGCGAGCTCTACCGCCGGATCGTGGTCGAAGCGCCGGCAAGTTACTACGCCATGTGGGCGGAGCAACGGCTCGGGCTCGCCGTGGCGGCAAGCACCAGTCCGACGACAGCCGACTTAGCCGGGCCGCCCGCGGGCGCGGATTACCATCTGCTGCGCGCCGCCGAGCTGATGGCAATGGGATTACGTGTGCTGGCCCGCGCTGAATTGACGGCCTATGAACGCGAGCACGTACGCGACGCCAACGCGCTGCGACAGCTGCTGCGCTGGTACCGCGCCGCCGACGGCCACAGCGCCGCCCTGCGACTGGCCCGCCAGCTCGGCGACAAAGCCGGCTTGAGTGCGAACGAGCGACAACTGCTGCTCTACCCGCTCGGATTTCGCAGTGAGATCGAAACGGCCATAACTGCTGCCGGGCGCGACGGCGGCAGCACGCCAATCGCCCCCCTGCTCGTCGCCGCGCTCATCCGCCAGGAAAGCCTCTATGATCCCGAGGCTCGTTCGCCGGCCGATGCCTGGGGCTTGATGCAGCTGCTGCCAAGCACGGCCGAGCGGGTCGCGGGCGCACCCGTTACTACGGCAGAGCTGCGCGAGCCGCGGCGCAACATCGCGCTCGGCATCCGCTATCTCTCCCAACTCCTGGCTCGGTTCGGCGACCCGCTGATGGCCCTGGCGGCCTACAACGGCGGTGAGAGCGCGGTGGAAAAGTGGCAGCAGCGCTTCGCTGGCCGTGAACGCGACGAGTTCGTTGAGTCGATTAGCTTTCGCGAAACCCGTGATTACGTGAAGAAAGTCATCACCGCTTACCGGCACTACCAACAGCTCTACGGCCAGGCCGGCTTCTAA
- the maf gene encoding septum formation inhibitor Maf, with amino-acid sequence MTTALVLASASPRRRELLGQLEIQFEIVPSTVPEVPAAGERAEAFAQRIARDKALEVAQRRPGQWVLAADTVVVCDGAILGKPADRTEARRMLTMLAARSHRVLTAVALASPADALVEERLVATTVTFRALAAGEIEAYLDTGEPFDKAGAYAIQGQAAAFVTAIDGSWSNVVGLPLEEVRELLQRHGLLAVAAAASA; translated from the coding sequence ATGACGACTGCGCTGGTTCTGGCATCGGCTTCACCCCGCCGGCGTGAATTGCTCGGCCAACTCGAAATACAGTTCGAGATCGTACCGAGCACGGTGCCGGAGGTGCCGGCAGCCGGGGAGCGGGCCGAGGCCTTCGCACAGCGGATTGCCCGCGACAAGGCGCTGGAAGTGGCGCAGCGTCGCCCGGGGCAATGGGTGCTAGCGGCCGATACGGTCGTAGTCTGTGACGGCGCGATCCTGGGAAAGCCCGCGGATCGTACGGAGGCGCGGCGTATGCTGACTATGCTGGCGGCACGCAGCCATCGCGTCCTTACCGCGGTTGCACTCGCTAGCCCAGCCGATGCCTTGGTCGAAGAGCGGCTGGTCGCGACCACCGTGACCTTTCGTGCGCTTGCGGCCGGAGAGATCGAAGCCTACCTCGACACGGGCGAGCCGTTCGACAAGGCTGGCGCCTACGCCATCCAGGGGCAGGCCGCTGCCTTTGTAACCGCCATAGATGGCTCGTGGAGCAACGTGGTTGGCCTGCCGCTCGAAGAAGTGCGGGAGTTGCTCCAGCGCCACGGCTTGCTGGCCGTAGCGGCGGCAGCGAGCGCCTGA
- a CDS encoding YggS family pyridoxal phosphate-dependent enzyme has protein sequence MIDIAGNIARVREQVARAEERAGRAAGCVRLIAVAKTKPAELVAAAIRAGITDIGENYVQEAAAKIAAVDLPACWHLIGHLQRNKAGRAVELFNVIQTVDQLALAEALDRYGARRGRPVRILAEINVGGEATKSGVAPAQADEFVTALGRLCHLQLEGLMTVPPPVAAHEAGRYFAALRDLRDRLARDTGMALAELSMGMTDDFEVAIAEGATMVRVGRAIFGPREGKAT, from the coding sequence ATGATCGACATTGCGGGCAACATCGCGCGGGTGCGCGAGCAGGTGGCGCGTGCAGAGGAGCGCGCGGGGCGCGCCGCGGGCTGTGTGCGGCTGATTGCCGTGGCGAAGACCAAGCCGGCCGAGTTGGTGGCGGCGGCCATCCGGGCCGGGATTACCGACATCGGTGAGAACTACGTGCAGGAAGCGGCGGCAAAGATTGCCGCGGTCGACTTGCCCGCGTGCTGGCACCTCATCGGACACCTGCAGCGCAACAAGGCCGGGCGCGCCGTCGAGCTGTTCAACGTTATTCAGACCGTGGACCAGCTCGCTTTGGCCGAGGCCCTCGATCGATACGGTGCGCGGCGGGGCCGGCCGGTGCGGATCCTGGCCGAGATAAATGTCGGAGGGGAAGCAACAAAGAGCGGCGTCGCGCCCGCGCAAGCGGATGAATTCGTGACAGCGCTCGGGCGGCTGTGCCACCTGCAACTAGAAGGACTGATGACCGTGCCGCCGCCGGTTGCGGCGCACGAGGCGGGGCGGTACTTTGCCGCTCTGCGCGACTTGCGGGACCGGCTGGCGCGGGACACCGGGATGGCATTGGCCGAGCTATCAATGGGAATGACCGATGACTTCGAAGTTGCCATCGCCGAGGGCGCTACCATGGTACGCGTCGGGCGCGCCATCTTCGGGCCACGGGAGGGAAAGGCTACATGA